Proteins from a genomic interval of Actinoalloteichus hymeniacidonis:
- a CDS encoding BTAD domain-containing putative transcriptional regulator has protein sequence MRIDVLGPLQVVVDGQIIEVGGMRLRAVLTRLALDAGHVVTFRTLASELWPDEVPSNPVPALHSLVSRLRRALPGPAVLRTEPAGYRLDLPAEAVDAIRFERLAQEGRHALRAGHRAAAQDFLAQALGLWRGEALADVAHLPFAAATAARLAELRLGAVADRIEAQAAGFDTDRASVVVELEQLIAAHPLRERLRMLLIETLDADGRQSEALAAYADYRAVLADELGTDPEPALRELHLRILRRDAAPERAHGNVPAPLTSFVGREKELDFLGDRLRGSRLVTLVGAGGVGKSRLASVAATEVAGTAWLVELGSVAESADVPDAVARALGLPASADTMAGLVDALSAAGTLLVLDGCEHVIEAAARLAEELLGRCSRLRVLATSREPLGITGEALCPVAPLEPGPAAALFIDRARAVQPGFEPTTDIDRICRRLDGLPLAIELAAARLRSMSQKMLAERLTDRFRLLTGGSRTALPHHRTLRAMVSWSWDLLTAAERRAAEQAAVFPTSFTVEAAEHVGITVEELHSLVDKSLLEAADGRYRMLDSIREHGQECLVRSGRLDTARTAHTECFLELAERAEPHLRGAGQLPWLARLTIERDNIIAALKFSCDSDDADTACRLGAVLSWFWTLRGDHVESTRRLGTVLRMPGAAHETARLHASAGYLLNAMFAGEFADASTVVGRPADTATPAAAFVQALLSLATGEFVAGSAVLEPHLSDADPWTRGMLWLARSILDGARGRGDQDERGVSAAVAGFRESGERWGLSLSLMSWASVKITAGDTTQGLAMLDEAVTATRELGTHDAQPVWLAMVRIDGGDTDGARAQLLHVLERSSSARQVSLARIPLADLARFEGDLAEAERQLGLVEDGGDLAERALYTAGTGYLAVATGDLDSAAHNLAEAAGLAAVMPDLPMLAHIAVGMADLHHRRGDPDSAAELLGAAHALRGGPNSGNPDVARLLRDLGSYRAAYERGSALDSANALTKIQSI, from the coding sequence GTGCGCATCGATGTCCTGGGGCCGTTGCAGGTCGTGGTCGACGGTCAGATCATCGAGGTCGGCGGGATGCGGCTGCGCGCAGTGCTGACGCGGCTCGCTTTGGACGCCGGTCACGTTGTCACTTTCCGGACGCTGGCATCGGAGCTGTGGCCGGACGAGGTGCCGAGCAACCCGGTACCCGCGCTTCATTCGTTGGTGTCCCGGCTACGAAGGGCGCTGCCAGGGCCTGCGGTGCTGCGCACGGAGCCTGCGGGATACCGGCTCGATCTCCCGGCCGAGGCGGTGGACGCCATCCGCTTCGAACGGCTCGCGCAGGAAGGACGGCATGCACTGCGTGCGGGCCACCGTGCCGCTGCGCAGGACTTCCTCGCCCAGGCGCTCGGCCTGTGGCGAGGCGAGGCACTTGCCGATGTGGCGCATCTGCCCTTCGCGGCTGCCACAGCCGCGCGGCTCGCCGAACTCCGTCTTGGTGCGGTGGCCGACCGAATCGAGGCGCAGGCGGCCGGTTTCGACACGGATCGGGCATCGGTGGTGGTCGAACTCGAACAACTCATCGCGGCACATCCGTTGCGTGAGCGGCTGCGCATGCTGCTGATCGAGACGCTCGATGCGGACGGCAGGCAGTCCGAGGCGCTTGCCGCCTATGCGGATTACCGTGCTGTCCTCGCCGACGAGCTAGGGACCGACCCTGAGCCCGCACTGCGGGAACTGCATCTGCGGATACTGCGGCGGGACGCAGCGCCCGAGCGAGCGCACGGCAATGTGCCCGCCCCGTTGACCAGCTTCGTCGGTCGAGAGAAGGAACTGGACTTCCTCGGCGATCGGCTGCGCGGCAGCAGGCTGGTGACCTTGGTCGGCGCAGGCGGAGTGGGCAAGAGTCGGCTGGCCTCGGTGGCCGCCACCGAGGTGGCGGGAACGGCGTGGCTGGTGGAGTTGGGCTCGGTGGCCGAGTCTGCCGATGTGCCGGACGCGGTCGCGCGGGCACTCGGTCTGCCTGCTTCGGCCGACACCATGGCAGGTCTGGTCGACGCGCTCTCGGCCGCAGGCACGCTGCTCGTCTTGGACGGTTGTGAGCACGTCATCGAGGCGGCGGCGCGACTTGCCGAGGAGCTGCTCGGTCGTTGTTCCCGATTGCGGGTGTTGGCCACCAGCCGAGAACCGCTCGGGATCACCGGTGAGGCGCTGTGTCCGGTGGCACCGCTCGAACCCGGCCCAGCTGCGGCGCTGTTCATCGACCGGGCACGGGCGGTGCAACCGGGCTTCGAACCGACCACCGACATCGACCGGATATGCCGCCGGTTGGACGGTCTGCCCTTGGCTATCGAGCTGGCCGCCGCTCGGTTGCGGTCGATGTCTCAGAAGATGCTCGCCGAACGCCTCACAGACCGATTTCGGTTGTTGACGGGAGGCAGCCGTACGGCTTTGCCGCACCACCGGACATTACGAGCCATGGTGTCGTGGAGCTGGGACCTGCTCACCGCCGCCGAGAGGAGGGCGGCCGAGCAGGCGGCCGTCTTCCCGACGAGCTTCACGGTGGAGGCCGCCGAACACGTGGGCATCACCGTGGAAGAGCTGCACTCCCTTGTCGACAAGTCGTTACTCGAAGCCGCCGACGGCAGATACCGCATGCTCGACAGCATCCGGGAACACGGCCAGGAATGTCTGGTCCGGAGCGGTCGTCTGGACACCGCGCGCACCGCCCATACCGAGTGTTTCCTAGAGCTGGCAGAACGCGCGGAGCCCCACCTGCGGGGTGCGGGGCAACTCCCCTGGCTCGCCCGGCTCACCATCGAACGCGACAACATCATCGCCGCGCTGAAATTCTCCTGTGACAGCGATGACGCGGACACCGCCTGCCGACTGGGCGCGGTGCTGAGCTGGTTCTGGACGCTTCGCGGCGACCACGTCGAATCCACTCGGCGGCTCGGCACGGTGCTGCGGATGCCGGGGGCTGCGCACGAGACCGCCCGGCTGCACGCGAGCGCCGGATACCTACTCAATGCCATGTTCGCAGGCGAATTCGCGGACGCCTCGACGGTCGTCGGGCGACCAGCGGACACAGCGACACCGGCGGCGGCGTTCGTTCAGGCTTTACTGTCGCTGGCCACCGGCGAGTTCGTCGCCGGGTCGGCGGTATTGGAGCCGCATCTGTCCGATGCCGACCCGTGGACGCGGGGAATGCTGTGGCTGGCCCGCTCGATCCTGGATGGCGCGCGGGGCCGGGGCGATCAGGACGAGCGTGGAGTCAGCGCTGCCGTGGCGGGATTCCGTGAGTCCGGCGAACGGTGGGGCTTGTCGCTGTCGTTGATGTCCTGGGCGAGCGTCAAGATCACAGCGGGCGATACAACGCAGGGACTGGCCATGCTGGACGAGGCCGTGACGGCGACCCGAGAGCTCGGCACCCATGACGCGCAGCCGGTGTGGCTGGCGATGGTCCGCATCGACGGTGGAGATACCGACGGCGCTCGTGCGCAACTCCTGCACGTGCTGGAGCGGTCCTCCTCCGCACGGCAGGTCTCCCTCGCGCGGATTCCGCTCGCCGATCTGGCGCGGTTCGAGGGCGACCTGGCGGAGGCGGAGCGCCAACTCGGTCTTGTCGAGGACGGTGGTGATCTGGCCGAGCGTGCCCTGTACACCGCCGGAACGGGTTATCTCGCGGTGGCGACCGGTGATCTCGACTCGGCCGCGCACAATCTCGCCGAAGCGGCAGGCCTGGCCGCCGTGATGCCCGATCTGCCGATGCTCGCCCACATCGCGGTCGGCATGGCCGACCTGCATCACCGGCGGGGAGACCCGGATAGCGCGGCAGAGCTTCTCGGCGCCGCCCACGCACTGCGTGGCGGGCCCAACTCCGGCAATCCCGATGTCGCGCGGCTGCTGCGCGATCTCGGCTCGTATCGGGCCGCGTATGAGCGCGGCAGTGCCCTGGACTCCGCGAACGCGCTCACGAAGATCCAGAGCATTTGA
- a CDS encoding class I SAM-dependent methyltransferase has translation MTSIVNTEQFDIWNGADGRHWAEHHARYDAMADGYDDHLFAAVALGEQVLDVGCGTGHTTRLAARKARRGQVTGIDLSAPMLATARRIASAEGIINVTFEQGDAQVYPFPAGRFDTVISRAGVMFFADPVAAFTNIATAITPGGPIGSSLSPGFGR, from the coding sequence ATGACCTCCATCGTCAATACGGAGCAGTTCGACATCTGGAATGGCGCCGACGGCCGTCATTGGGCCGAACACCATGCGCGCTATGACGCGATGGCTGACGGATACGACGACCATCTCTTCGCGGCTGTTGCGCTGGGCGAGCAGGTGCTCGATGTCGGTTGCGGTACCGGACACACCACCCGGCTTGCCGCACGGAAGGCCCGACGCGGGCAGGTGACCGGCATCGACCTGTCCGCGCCGATGCTGGCCACCGCACGGCGTATCGCGAGCGCCGAAGGAATCATCAATGTGACCTTCGAACAGGGCGATGCCCAGGTGTACCCGTTCCCTGCCGGTCGATTCGACACCGTCATCAGCCGTGCCGGGGTGATGTTCTTCGCCGACCCCGTAGCGGCATTCACCAACATCGCCACCGCCATCACACCGGGGGGGCCGATTGGGTCTTCTCTGTCACCGGGATTCGGGCGCTGA
- a CDS encoding sensor histidine kinase, translating to MKDTAGTSPPSTIRNRFVDGGLVLLAVVAGLYPMAMLWDTVLAVPLWVQQLDQTFGVFCCLALWWRRRFPVALAVFLLVSTVLFVSMSFAALIALFTVAVRRSPKVTAVIAVGNVLAFVAYLLLGATPTSSWLALILLQVAIVTSASAWGLLVRSRHQLIASLRERAAGAEVEAQLRAERSQHEARENLAREMHDALGHRLSLLSVHAGALTYHRSASPEEVARAAEVIRENAHRALQDLREVIGVLRAPETGPPLPDVVDIVDLVDETERSGTPVDLQDLPGVTTGDRAVSATVGRTLYRLIQEGLTNARKHAPGAPVLVRITGEPGDHLTVEILNDRPSTSPSVVAPQIGSGEGLRGLVERAALVGGELEHGPSADGGWRLSMRISWPA from the coding sequence ATGAAGGACACCGCAGGCACCAGTCCGCCGTCGACGATCCGGAACCGGTTCGTCGACGGCGGACTGGTCCTGCTCGCTGTTGTGGCCGGGCTATACCCGATGGCCATGCTGTGGGACACCGTGCTGGCGGTGCCCCTCTGGGTACAGCAGCTGGATCAGACCTTCGGGGTGTTCTGCTGCCTCGCGCTGTGGTGGCGCCGTCGTTTCCCGGTGGCGCTCGCAGTCTTCCTGCTCGTATCGACCGTTCTCTTCGTGTCAATGTCGTTCGCGGCGCTCATCGCGCTGTTCACCGTGGCCGTCCGTCGCTCGCCGAAGGTCACCGCGGTGATCGCCGTCGGTAATGTCCTCGCGTTCGTGGCGTATCTGCTGCTGGGCGCCACTCCGACCTCGTCGTGGTTGGCGTTGATCCTGCTTCAGGTGGCAATCGTCACCAGCGCATCCGCTTGGGGGCTACTCGTGCGGAGTCGACACCAACTCATCGCCTCCCTGCGCGAGCGGGCCGCCGGAGCCGAGGTCGAGGCGCAGCTGCGGGCCGAGCGGTCACAGCACGAGGCGCGGGAGAACCTGGCCCGGGAGATGCACGACGCCCTCGGACATCGGTTGTCTCTGCTCAGCGTCCATGCGGGCGCGCTGACCTATCACCGAAGCGCCTCACCAGAGGAGGTGGCCAGGGCCGCCGAGGTCATCCGGGAGAACGCGCATCGAGCCCTCCAGGACCTACGCGAGGTGATCGGCGTATTGCGCGCCCCCGAGACGGGTCCGCCGCTGCCGGACGTCGTCGATATCGTCGATCTGGTCGACGAGACCGAGCGTTCCGGCACCCCGGTCGACCTACAGGACCTTCCTGGCGTGACGACCGGCGATCGTGCCGTGTCCGCGACGGTGGGTCGCACGCTTTACCGGCTCATCCAGGAAGGATTGACCAACGCCCGCAAGCACGCCCCCGGTGCGCCCGTCCTCGTCCGGATCACCGGTGAACCCGGCGACCACCTGACCGTCGAGATCCTCAACGACCGGCCGTCCACGTCCCCATCGGTCGTCGCGCCGCAGATCGGCTCCGGGGAAGGACTGCGCGGGCTTGTCGAGCGGGCCGCCCTGGTCGGCGGAGAACTCGAGCACGGGCCGTCCGCTGACGGCGGCTGGCGGCTGAGCATGCGGATATCGTGGCCCGCATGA
- a CDS encoding CocE/NonD family hydrolase, with protein sequence MKKRIIFPLAGTAAAAAVAITAATLIAPASADVENAAVATSDKPVTHDQNDRVPEGASWTQHYFPSSDGSDVELHADVLLPADLPEGEQVPVILSAGAYFGHAGQLGVEDWAHTGPSDRFHDFIEGTDLFDEGYAFVMVDTRGFGGSTGCLDTSGPGDQADVKAAIDWAAEQPWSTGAVGMYGKSWDAITGLLGNNLKQDNLKAVVAQEPIWDLQRNIRSNGVPRTTVVNVFNTYNGIATMPQMEDDDPRYLENAKWEESNPECIVEQMFGYQNADPESEYWKARDYAANAKGTDTPLLFTQGFLEWNTEPEAMQEFLTNHEGPQRGWLGQWDHVRGNDTVEDGRLAMGREGWFDETMSFYDQYLKDIEPSVEYPNFAVQDSNGTWRAEETWPAVDNSATIALEGGSYTDDGAEAGVTEENAFTTWSEPLEQDTRVTGTPRISLDVEGHGTTQIKMYDVAPDGTAVMFDEQAALLKAGSNSFELKSTDWTIPAGHSLAVEVGTIQPGGDWLKTPSHETITIHGAELELAVNDPAGDDGLPGEPAPYLETYLAAYTSERPIGTPSFTVPSPQG encoded by the coding sequence GTGAAGAAGAGAATCATCTTTCCGCTGGCAGGCACGGCCGCCGCCGCTGCGGTTGCCATCACGGCGGCCACGCTCATCGCGCCCGCCTCGGCGGACGTGGAGAACGCGGCGGTCGCCACATCGGACAAGCCGGTGACCCACGATCAGAACGACCGCGTCCCGGAAGGCGCATCCTGGACCCAGCACTACTTCCCGTCCTCGGACGGCTCCGACGTCGAACTGCACGCCGACGTCCTACTCCCGGCGGACCTGCCCGAGGGCGAGCAGGTGCCGGTCATCCTGTCCGCAGGCGCGTACTTCGGGCACGCGGGCCAACTGGGGGTCGAGGACTGGGCCCACACCGGACCGTCTGATCGGTTCCACGACTTCATCGAGGGCACCGACCTGTTCGACGAGGGCTACGCCTTCGTCATGGTCGACACCCGAGGCTTCGGCGGCTCGACGGGCTGCCTGGACACCAGCGGCCCCGGTGACCAGGCCGACGTCAAGGCGGCGATCGACTGGGCCGCCGAGCAGCCCTGGTCCACCGGCGCCGTGGGCATGTACGGCAAGTCCTGGGACGCCATCACCGGGCTGCTCGGCAACAACCTGAAGCAGGACAACCTCAAGGCCGTCGTCGCCCAAGAGCCGATCTGGGACCTGCAACGCAACATCCGCTCCAACGGCGTGCCCCGCACCACCGTCGTGAACGTCTTCAACACCTACAACGGCATCGCCACGATGCCGCAGATGGAGGATGACGACCCTCGCTACCTGGAGAACGCCAAGTGGGAGGAGTCCAATCCGGAGTGCATCGTGGAGCAGATGTTCGGATACCAGAACGCCGATCCGGAATCGGAGTACTGGAAGGCCAGGGACTACGCCGCGAACGCCAAGGGCACCGACACACCGCTGCTGTTCACCCAGGGCTTCCTCGAATGGAACACCGAGCCCGAGGCGATGCAGGAGTTCCTGACCAACCATGAGGGGCCGCAGCGTGGCTGGCTCGGCCAGTGGGACCACGTGCGGGGCAACGACACCGTCGAGGACGGCAGGCTGGCCATGGGCCGCGAGGGCTGGTTCGACGAGACCATGTCGTTCTACGACCAGTACCTCAAGGACATCGAGCCGTCGGTCGAATACCCGAACTTCGCCGTGCAGGACAGCAACGGCACCTGGCGCGCCGAGGAGACCTGGCCCGCCGTCGACAACTCCGCCACCATCGCACTCGAAGGCGGCTCCTACACCGATGACGGCGCTGAGGCCGGTGTGACGGAGGAGAACGCGTTCACCACCTGGTCCGAGCCGCTCGAACAGGACACCCGCGTGACCGGCACGCCGCGCATCTCCCTCGACGTCGAGGGCCACGGCACCACGCAGATCAAGATGTACGACGTGGCCCCGGACGGCACCGCCGTCATGTTCGACGAACAGGCCGCCCTGCTCAAAGCCGGTTCGAACAGCTTCGAGCTGAAGTCGACCGACTGGACCATCCCCGCAGGGCACTCGCTGGCCGTCGAGGTCGGCACCATCCAACCCGGCGGTGACTGGCTCAAGACGCCCTCACACGAGACGATCACCATCCACGGTGCCGAACTCGAACTGGCCGTGAACGACCCGGCAGGTGACGACGGCCTTCCCGGCGAACCGGCTCCGTACCTGGAGACCTACCTGGCGGCGTACACCAGCGAACGGCCGATCGGCACCCCGTCGTTCACCGTTCCGTCTCCGCAGGGCTGA
- a CDS encoding glycosyltransferase — translation MDLVNARTLGQDTSSTVSVVIPAHNEETTIEHVVSEAFRSLDILDVQGEVLVSASGCTDDTAVAAQHAGATVVTAPIGKGAAITDGVAHARGDIICLVDGDLKYFGDPPLVALLVDPILRGISDACVSDLYWRPLYPQMWLHGFFAPIAGLLFPEMLARVGTTPWSGQRAARRNLWPESLPADFTADIALLLHWNRHAKTLRSVLADDWVNPQRPKHDLMSQELDVLIAHAISENRIDADAAPKIRNWYESTHKEMATYKPDVDDPHEFERRILSRSIIALHQHLELPGALPRG, via the coding sequence ATGGACCTGGTGAACGCCCGAACCTTAGGGCAAGACACCTCTAGCACCGTGAGTGTCGTCATTCCTGCGCACAACGAGGAGACGACGATCGAGCACGTTGTGAGCGAGGCCTTCCGATCCCTCGACATCCTCGACGTCCAGGGCGAAGTCCTCGTCAGCGCTAGCGGGTGCACCGATGACACCGCCGTCGCAGCACAGCACGCAGGCGCCACCGTCGTCACTGCCCCGATTGGCAAGGGGGCAGCCATTACAGACGGAGTCGCGCACGCCCGTGGCGACATAATCTGTCTCGTAGACGGAGATTTGAAATACTTCGGTGATCCTCCACTCGTAGCACTGCTTGTCGATCCCATCCTTCGCGGCATTTCAGACGCATGCGTGTCCGACCTGTACTGGCGACCACTCTATCCTCAGATGTGGCTACACGGGTTCTTCGCACCCATCGCTGGTTTGCTATTCCCCGAGATGCTCGCGCGAGTCGGTACCACACCTTGGTCTGGACAGCGCGCGGCTCGCCGAAACCTTTGGCCTGAATCACTACCCGCCGACTTCACGGCGGATATCGCGCTTCTGTTGCACTGGAACCGTCACGCAAAGACACTCCGCTCCGTCCTAGCTGATGACTGGGTCAATCCGCAGCGCCCGAAACATGACCTGATGAGCCAAGAACTTGACGTTCTTATCGCGCATGCAATCAGCGAAAACCGCATAGATGCTGACGCAGCTCCCAAGATTCGCAATTGGTACGAGTCCACTCACAAAGAGATGGCAACATACAAACCCGACGTCGACGACCCTCATGAATTCGAGAGAAGAATACTATCGCGATCCATCATCGCGCTTCACCAACATCTTGAGCTGCCAGGCGCTCTGCCCCGTGGCTGA
- a CDS encoding antibiotic biosynthesis monooxygenase family protein, which yields MPDNGITLIDTWDLPEERIDESIARWRERVGLIHTAPGFRNARLHRRLPPEFRLGLVNVAHWDSVEARDAALANPAFTASAATSASYATVRGGWYEVAAELVAAGNVSDGDEGPGITVVNAYELPVDRVDEFLPRWLGRAESMNKASGFRDERLHRAVDADTDFQLVSIARWASLGAWHSAKDDARVPPELSALLGPSTVGPALFRAVVEF from the coding sequence GTGCCTGACAACGGAATCACCCTGATCGACACGTGGGATCTACCCGAGGAACGTATTGACGAGTCCATTGCACGTTGGCGGGAGCGCGTTGGGCTCATCCACACCGCGCCCGGGTTCCGAAATGCGCGTCTGCACCGCAGGCTGCCCCCGGAGTTCCGGCTAGGACTGGTCAACGTGGCGCACTGGGACAGTGTCGAGGCTCGGGACGCCGCTCTGGCGAATCCCGCCTTCACCGCCTCAGCGGCTACTTCCGCCAGCTACGCCACCGTGCGGGGCGGGTGGTATGAGGTGGCGGCGGAACTCGTTGCAGCGGGCAATGTTTCGGACGGAGACGAAGGGCCGGGAATCACCGTCGTCAATGCCTACGAGCTGCCCGTCGATCGGGTCGATGAGTTCTTGCCGCGTTGGCTCGGCCGCGCGGAGTCGATGAACAAGGCGTCGGGCTTCCGGGACGAGCGACTGCACCGGGCGGTGGATGCGGACACCGACTTCCAGCTGGTCAGCATCGCGCGCTGGGCCAGTCTCGGCGCATGGCATTCGGCGAAGGACGACGCGCGCGTCCCACCTGAATTGTCCGCTCTCCTCGGTCCCTCCACCGTGGGGCCTGCACTCTTTCGAGCTGTCGTCGAGTTCTGA
- a CDS encoding alpha/beta hydrolase, which produces MLSRITRSSLAVVAVPLLLVAAGCSQPTEQLELQAAESQSSGPPAELARFYDQTPTFEPCEDYATSAADRETFANPGFECARVEVPLDYEQPDGRTAQIAMLRIPAHGEPIGSLLYNPGGPGSSGMSAAAATLAGPLAESPIGENFDFIGFDPRGVGASTPTLNCFSDEEREAGASISSLQPGVGPWTEDDTQQFLAQCAELSGGEDVLANVGTRDAARDMDIIRHVLGDEKLNYFGQSYGTRLGAIYAETFPQNVRTLLLDAPMDPTTRLADRALVQMVGFQDSFDKMAAFCATDPNCPLGTDPEQALENYQNILQPLADNPVPALDGRELNFIDATQGVLAALYSEEVYPTVIAGIAEIQAGRGDILLTLRDVYHGRGADKQYSNNLEAFSMINCVDEDRRTPEEETELVREIYETAPFQDPGGVLEPTRDSCEQWPVEPTLEIPYVQEIEDLTATLTVAATGDPATPFEGGVVLAESLGGSLLSVDATTHGVVLVGGNACVDEFAADYLVNLTTPAEGAQCAG; this is translated from the coding sequence GTGTTGTCACGCATAACCCGCTCGTCGCTTGCGGTGGTGGCCGTGCCGCTGCTGCTGGTGGCGGCCGGCTGCTCCCAGCCGACCGAGCAGCTTGAGCTGCAGGCGGCAGAGTCACAGTCGAGCGGACCGCCCGCAGAACTAGCCCGGTTCTACGACCAGACGCCGACCTTCGAACCCTGCGAGGATTACGCCACCTCGGCGGCCGACCGAGAGACGTTCGCGAACCCGGGCTTCGAGTGCGCCCGCGTCGAGGTGCCCTTGGACTACGAACAGCCCGACGGGCGGACCGCCCAGATCGCCATGCTGCGTATCCCGGCCCACGGCGAGCCGATCGGGTCGCTGCTCTACAACCCCGGTGGGCCGGGCAGCTCCGGGATGAGCGCCGCCGCGGCGACGCTGGCGGGCCCGCTGGCCGAGAGCCCGATCGGCGAGAACTTCGACTTCATCGGATTCGATCCGCGCGGGGTCGGCGCCTCCACCCCGACGCTGAACTGCTTCTCCGACGAAGAGCGCGAGGCCGGGGCGTCCATCTCCTCATTGCAACCCGGTGTCGGACCCTGGACTGAGGACGACACCCAGCAGTTCCTCGCCCAGTGCGCCGAGCTGTCGGGTGGTGAGGACGTGCTCGCCAACGTCGGCACTCGGGACGCCGCGCGGGACATGGACATCATTCGACACGTTCTCGGCGACGAGAAGTTGAACTACTTCGGACAGAGCTATGGCACCCGGCTGGGCGCGATCTACGCCGAGACCTTCCCGCAGAACGTCCGGACACTGCTCCTCGACGCGCCGATGGACCCGACGACTCGCCTTGCCGACCGGGCCTTGGTCCAGATGGTCGGATTCCAGGACAGTTTCGACAAGATGGCGGCCTTCTGCGCCACCGATCCGAACTGTCCGTTGGGCACCGACCCGGAACAGGCCCTGGAGAACTACCAGAACATCCTGCAGCCGTTGGCGGACAATCCCGTCCCGGCCCTGGACGGTCGTGAGCTGAACTTCATCGACGCCACCCAGGGTGTGCTGGCCGCCCTCTACAGCGAGGAGGTCTACCCGACAGTCATCGCGGGCATCGCCGAGATCCAAGCCGGGCGAGGCGACATCCTGCTCACGCTGCGCGATGTCTACCACGGGCGCGGAGCCGACAAGCAGTACAGCAACAACCTCGAGGCGTTCTCGATGATCAACTGCGTCGATGAGGACCGGCGGACCCCGGAGGAAGAGACCGAGCTCGTGCGCGAGATATACGAGACCGCGCCCTTCCAGGACCCCGGTGGTGTGCTGGAGCCGACCCGCGACAGCTGTGAGCAGTGGCCCGTCGAGCCGACCCTGGAGATCCCGTACGTGCAGGAGATCGAGGACCTGACCGCCACGTTGACCGTGGCCGCCACGGGTGATCCGGCAACGCCGTTCGAAGGCGGGGTCGTCCTGGCCGAGTCGCTGGGTGGCAGCCTGCTGTCGGTCGACGCCACCACTCACGGCGTGGTCCTAGTGGGCGGAAACGCCTGTGTCGACGAGTTCGCCGCCGACTACCTGGTGAACCTGACCACCCCGGCCGAGGGCGCGCAGTGCGCCGGGTAG
- a CDS encoding YHS domain protein: MLFVELFVSKGALDPGQLRRVAQRLGTIDELGQGGPDEDREEVAPRSAAVFASMTQVVVHEPETWVSEEKPLTLQDPPRCLIRVHVPGPWRKDLSESVIGYATRIVADEFTDGGLPYRQPTVQVHVIGVAEGSIGMLGKVTTSNDIVTMLSEPYREDAAQGRALTDPMCGVLVPLGVGATTVELDGELYAFCCRGCRAGFLAKQGSTAAQG, from the coding sequence ATGCTGTTCGTCGAGTTGTTCGTATCCAAGGGAGCACTCGATCCCGGCCAACTCCGCCGGGTGGCACAGCGGCTCGGCACGATTGACGAGCTGGGGCAAGGCGGGCCCGACGAGGACCGGGAGGAGGTGGCGCCCCGGTCGGCTGCGGTGTTCGCGTCCATGACCCAGGTCGTGGTGCACGAGCCCGAGACGTGGGTGTCCGAGGAGAAGCCACTCACATTGCAGGACCCGCCACGCTGCCTGATCCGGGTACATGTGCCTGGCCCGTGGCGTAAGGACCTGAGCGAGAGCGTGATCGGCTATGCCACGCGGATCGTCGCCGACGAGTTCACGGATGGTGGCCTGCCGTACCGCCAACCGACCGTGCAGGTGCATGTCATCGGGGTCGCCGAGGGGAGCATCGGGATGCTCGGCAAGGTGACCACGTCGAACGACATCGTCACGATGCTCAGTGAGCCGTACCGAGAGGACGCCGCCCAGGGGAGGGCATTGACGGATCCGATGTGCGGGGTCCTCGTTCCGCTGGGCGTGGGCGCCACGACGGTGGAGCTCGACGGCGAGCTGTACGCATTCTGCTGCCGGGGCTGTCGGGCAGGGTTCCTGGCGAAGCAGGGGAGCACTGCCGCCCAGGGTTGA
- a CDS encoding response regulator, translated as MIESGQPITVLVVDDDPVVRFGLTMMLRGAADLRVVAEAGDGAAAIEQVDRHAPDVVLMDIRMPGTDGITATETIRARSQAPQVIVLTTFDADAHVLRALRAGAAGFLLKDTPPEELVVAIRHVAQGRPVLSPEVTRRLIDRVASGEQDTRRDKARRKLDALADRERTVAIEIGAGRSNAEIAARHHIGVATVKTHVSAILTKLDFNNRVQVAVLVHDAGLDAQGS; from the coding sequence ATGATCGAGTCGGGGCAGCCCATCACCGTGCTCGTCGTCGATGACGACCCGGTCGTCCGCTTCGGACTGACCATGATGCTGCGCGGCGCCGCCGACCTGCGGGTGGTCGCCGAGGCAGGCGACGGCGCGGCGGCGATCGAACAGGTCGACCGCCACGCACCGGACGTCGTCCTGATGGACATCCGGATGCCCGGCACCGACGGAATCACCGCGACCGAGACCATCCGAGCCCGGTCCCAGGCACCTCAGGTCATCGTGCTGACCACCTTCGACGCCGACGCCCACGTCCTGCGCGCGCTGCGAGCGGGAGCGGCAGGCTTCCTCCTCAAGGACACCCCGCCCGAGGAACTCGTCGTCGCCATCCGACACGTCGCACAGGGCAGGCCGGTGCTCTCCCCGGAGGTGACCCGCCGCCTCATCGATCGCGTCGCCAGCGGCGAGCAGGACACCCGCCGCGACAAGGCCCGCCGCAAACTGGACGCCCTAGCCGACCGCGAACGCACCGTGGCGATCGAGATCGGCGCAGGCCGCTCCAACGCCGAGATCGCCGCCCGCCACCACATCGGGGTGGCCACCGTCAAAACCCACGTGTCCGCGATCCTGACCAAACTCGACTTCAACAACCGAGTGCAGGTGGCCGTGTTGGTGCACGACGCGGGGTTGGACGCGCAGGGGAGCTGA